Proteins encoded by one window of Chondromyces crocatus:
- a CDS encoding HAMP domain-containing protein, translating into MEKGRGTPEALRKRSARSKNGHEKEAAGSLSRGKSNTSRRAPAGLRSSSASESSLDGRQLLAALVALKKGDFSVRLPIDLEGLEGKIADTFNEVVDLNEKMAKELDRLARVVGKEGKIDQRAWIGEVSGAWSDTVASVNTLVGDLVQPTSEMARVIGAVAKGDLSQTMALDGGGRPLEGEFLRTARTVNTMVEQLASFASEVTRVAREVGTEGKLGGQASVSGVAGTWKDLTDSVNSMASNLTAQVRNIATVTTAVANGDLSKKITVDVRGEILELKDTINTMVDQLRSFASEVTRVAREVGTEGKLGGQASVPGVAGTWKDLTDNVNSMAGNLTSQVRNIAAVTTAVANGDLSKKITVDVRGEILELKNTINTMVDQLNSFASEVTRVAREVGTEGKLGGQAEVRGVAGTWKDLTDSVNSMASNLTAQVRNIAAVTTAVARGDLTQKITVDVKGEILELKNTINTMVDQLNSFAAEVTRVAREVGTEGKLGGQAEVRGVAGTWKDLTDSVNSMGSNLTVQLRDVSKVATAIANGDLTQKITVDVRGEILQIKNVVNTMVDQLSSFAAEVTRVAREVGTEGKLGGQAEVKGVAGTWKDLTDSVNSMGSNLTVQLRDVSKVATAIANGDLTQKITVDVRGEILQIKNVINTMVDQLSLFAAEVTRVAREVGTEGELGGQAEVKGVAGTWKDLTDSVNSMASNLTAQVRNIAAVTTAVANGDLSKKITVDAKGEIMELKNTINTMVEQLRSFASEVTRVAREVGTEGKLGGQASVPGVAGTWKDLTDSVNSMASNLTAQVRNIAEVTTAVARGDLSRKSTVDVKGEILELKNTINTMVDQLSAFASEVTRVAREVGTEGKLGGQASVPGVAGTWKDLTDSVNSMAGNLTAQVRNIAAVTTAVANGDLSKKITVDVRGEILELKDTINTMVDQLRSFASEVTRVAREVGTEGKLGGQASVPGVAGTWKDLTDSVNSMASNLTAQVRNIAAVTTAVANGDLSKKITVDVRGEILELKNTINTMVDQLSAFASEVTRVAREVGTEGKLGGQASVPGVAGTWKDLTDSVNSMGGNLTNQVRGIAKVVTAVANGDLKQKLAVDAKGEIAALADTINGMIDTLATFADQVTTVAREVGVEGKLGGQASVPGAAGTWKDLTDNVNQLAANLTTQVRAIAEVATAVTKGDLTRSIRVEAQGEVASLKDNINEMIRNLKDTTLKNSEQDWLKTNLAKFSRMLQGQKDLLTVGRLILSELAPVVGAQQGVFYTMDTTKEEPRLKLLASYAYKQRKNVDNQFKLGEGLVGQCALEKEKILLVNAPPDYITITSGLGEAPPVNIIVMPVLFEGQVKAVIELASFERFSPTHQAFLDQLTESIGIVLNTIEANMRTEDLLKQSQSLARELQSQQEELQQTNAELGEKARLLAEQNAEVERKNQEVEHARQALEEKAHQLALTSKYKSEFLANMSHELRTPLNSLLILSDQLSKNMEGNLSGRQVDFARTIHSSGAELLALINDILDLSKIESGTVVVDVTEVSFMDLHDYVERAFRHVAESRRLGFELEFDGNLPRAVYTDAKRVQQVIKNLLSNAFKFTDKGKVAFQVGMIRSGWDPENETLQRAGAAISMAVTDTGIGIQPDKQQIIFEAFQQADGSTSRKYGGTGLGLAISREIARLLGGELKLRSVPGEGSTFTLLLPLSYAPAKGRKGKEPVSESRPSQPLVSAELALRAPPEPPSHLINQIIDDRTSIEAGDQVVLIVENDVNFARYLMDVAREHGLKVLLAYRGSTALALARERRPGAVTLDLNLPDVDGWRVLARMKHDLETRHIPVHVITTDEDRERALRLGARGVLHKPLKARDELDAAFEQLIQFMKAPKRRVLLVEPDEGERAALTKLLGIDGVEVQHVETGGSAMNALESASPEVVVTRLDLSDMRAFELFDRMARREGQKERPLVLYTPGELSLSDEERIARLGQSLVLKHVRSPERLLDEVSLFLHLPLPALPGSKQELLAELHQSNKVIVGKKVLIVDDDIRNIFAMTTLLEAHQMKTVYAETGKAAIEVLGQTPDVDVVLMDIMMPEMDGYDTMRAIRAEPRFHALPIIALTAKAMKGDREKCLEAGANDYISKPVDTEQLLAALRLWLHR; encoded by the coding sequence ATGGAGAAGGGTCGCGGGACGCCGGAAGCGCTTCGGAAGCGCTCGGCGCGCAGCAAGAATGGCCACGAGAAGGAAGCTGCCGGCAGCCTCTCACGAGGGAAGTCGAACACCAGCCGTCGTGCGCCTGCGGGTCTCCGATCCTCGAGTGCGTCCGAGTCCAGTCTGGATGGCCGTCAGCTGCTGGCCGCGCTGGTCGCGTTGAAGAAGGGGGACTTCTCGGTCCGGTTGCCCATCGATCTCGAGGGACTGGAGGGGAAGATCGCCGACACCTTCAACGAGGTCGTCGACCTGAACGAAAAAATGGCCAAGGAGCTGGACAGGCTCGCGCGGGTCGTCGGGAAGGAAGGGAAGATCGACCAGCGGGCCTGGATCGGTGAGGTGAGCGGGGCGTGGTCCGATACGGTGGCCTCGGTCAACACGCTGGTCGGGGATCTGGTGCAGCCGACCAGCGAGATGGCGCGGGTGATCGGCGCGGTCGCGAAGGGGGACCTGTCGCAGACGATGGCGCTCGATGGGGGTGGGCGGCCGCTGGAAGGGGAGTTCCTGCGGACGGCGCGCACGGTGAACACGATGGTGGAGCAGCTCGCCTCGTTCGCGTCGGAGGTGACGCGCGTGGCGCGCGAGGTGGGCACCGAAGGGAAGCTCGGTGGGCAGGCGAGTGTGTCGGGGGTCGCGGGGACGTGGAAGGACCTGACCGACTCCGTGAACTCGATGGCGTCGAACTTGACGGCGCAGGTGCGCAACATCGCCACGGTGACGACGGCCGTGGCCAATGGGGATCTGTCGAAGAAGATCACCGTGGATGTGCGGGGGGAGATCCTGGAGCTGAAGGACACCATCAACACGATGGTGGATCAGCTCCGGTCGTTCGCGTCGGAGGTGACGCGCGTGGCGCGCGAGGTCGGTACGGAAGGGAAGCTCGGTGGGCAGGCGAGCGTGCCTGGAGTCGCCGGGACCTGGAAGGACCTGACGGACAACGTGAATTCGATGGCCGGCAACCTGACGTCGCAGGTGCGCAACATCGCGGCGGTGACGACGGCGGTCGCGAATGGTGATCTTTCGAAGAAGATCACCGTGGATGTGCGGGGGGAGATCCTGGAGCTGAAGAACACCATCAACACGATGGTGGATCAGCTGAACTCCTTCGCGTCGGAGGTGACGCGCGTGGCGCGGGAGGTCGGCACCGAAGGAAAGCTCGGTGGGCAGGCCGAGGTCCGGGGGGTCGCCGGGACGTGGAAGGATCTGACCGACTCCGTGAATTCGATGGCGTCGAACCTGACGGCCCAGGTGCGCAACATCGCCGCGGTGACGACGGCGGTCGCGCGGGGGGATCTGACGCAGAAGATCACCGTCGACGTCAAAGGGGAGATCCTGGAGCTGAAGAACACCATCAACACGATGGTGGATCAGCTGAACTCCTTCGCGGCGGAGGTGACCCGTGTGGCGCGGGAGGTCGGCACCGAAGGAAAGCTCGGTGGGCAGGCCGAGGTCCGGGGGGTCGCCGGGACGTGGAAGGACCTGACCGACTCCGTGAACTCGATGGGGTCCAACCTGACGGTGCAGCTCCGTGACGTGTCGAAGGTGGCGACGGCCATCGCAAACGGGGATCTGACGCAGAAGATCACCGTCGATGTGCGTGGCGAGATTCTGCAGATCAAGAACGTCGTCAACACGATGGTGGATCAGCTCAGCTCCTTCGCGGCGGAGGTGACCCGTGTGGCGCGGGAGGTCGGCACCGAAGGAAAGCTCGGTGGGCAGGCGGAGGTGAAGGGGGTCGCGGGGACGTGGAAGGACCTGACCGACTCCGTGAACTCGATGGGGTCCAACCTGACGGTGCAGCTCCGTGACGTGTCGAAGGTGGCAACGGCCATCGCGAACGGGGATCTGACGCAGAAGATCACCGTCGATGTGCGTGGCGAGATCCTGCAGATCAAGAACGTCATCAACACGATGGTGGATCAGCTCAGCCTGTTCGCAGCCGAGGTGACGCGCGTGGCGCGGGAGGTCGGTACCGAAGGGGAGCTGGGTGGGCAGGCGGAGGTGAAGGGGGTCGCGGGGACCTGGAAGGACCTGACCGACTCCGTGAACTCGATGGCGTCGAACCTGACGGCCCAGGTGCGCAACATCGCCGCGGTGACGACGGCCGTGGCGAACGGGGATCTCTCGAAGAAGATCACCGTCGATGCCAAGGGCGAGATCATGGAGCTGAAGAACACCATCAACACGATGGTGGAGCAGCTCCGGTCGTTCGCGTCGGAGGTGACGCGCGTGGCGCGGGAGGTCGGCACCGAAGGAAAGCTCGGTGGGCAGGCCAGCGTGCCAGGGGTCGCCGGGACGTGGAAGGACCTGACCGACTCCGTGAACTCGATGGCGTCGAACTTGACGGCGCAGGTGCGCAACATCGCCGAGGTGACGACGGCGGTCGCGCGGGGAGACCTGTCGCGGAAGAGCACCGTCGACGTGAAGGGGGAGATCCTGGAGCTGAAGAACACCATCAACACGATGGTGGATCAGCTCAGCGCCTTCGCGTCGGAGGTGACGCGCGTGGCGCGGGAGGTCGGCACCGAAGGGAAGCTCGGTGGGCAGGCCAGCGTGCCGGGGGTCGCAGGGACCTGGAAGGACCTGACCGACTCCGTGAACTCGATGGCGGGGAACCTGACGGCCCAGGTGCGCAACATCGCCGCGGTGACGACGGCGGTCGCCAACGGTGACCTTTCGAAGAAGATCACCGTGGATGTGCGGGGGGAGATCCTGGAGCTGAAGGACACCATCAACACGATGGTGGATCAGCTCCGGTCGTTCGCGTCGGAGGTGACCCGTGTGGCGCGGGAGGTCGGCACCGAAGGGAAGCTCGGTGGGCAGGCCAGCGTGCCCGGGGTCGCGGGGACGTGGAAGGACCTCACCGACTCCGTGAACTCGATGGCGTCGAACCTGACGGCCCAGGTGCGCAACATCGCGGCGGTGACGACGGCCGTGGCAAACGGTGACCTCTCGAAGAAGATCACCGTGGATGTGCGGGGGGAGATCCTGGAGCTGAAGAACACCATCAACACGATGGTGGATCAGCTCAGCGCGTTCGCATCGGAGGTGACGCGCGTGGCGCGGGAGGTCGGCACCGAAGGGAAGCTCGGTGGGCAGGCCAGCGTGCCGGGGGTCGCTGGGACCTGGAAGGACCTGACCGACTCCGTGAATTCGATGGGTGGCAACCTGACGAACCAGGTGCGCGGCATCGCCAAGGTCGTGACGGCGGTCGCCAACGGTGACCTGAAGCAGAAGCTGGCGGTGGATGCGAAGGGGGAGATCGCGGCGCTGGCGGACACGATCAACGGGATGATCGACACGCTGGCGACGTTCGCGGATCAGGTGACCACGGTGGCGCGCGAGGTCGGTGTCGAGGGGAAGCTCGGCGGTCAGGCGAGCGTGCCCGGTGCGGCGGGAACGTGGAAGGACCTCACCGACAACGTGAACCAGCTCGCGGCGAACCTGACGACGCAGGTGCGCGCCATCGCCGAGGTGGCCACGGCGGTGACGAAGGGCGATCTGACCCGCTCGATCCGCGTGGAAGCGCAGGGCGAGGTGGCGTCGCTCAAAGACAACATCAACGAGATGATCCGCAACCTGAAGGACACGACGCTGAAGAACAGCGAGCAGGATTGGTTGAAGACCAACCTCGCGAAGTTCTCGCGCATGCTTCAGGGGCAGAAGGATCTGCTCACCGTGGGGCGGCTGATCCTGTCGGAGCTGGCACCCGTGGTCGGCGCGCAGCAGGGCGTGTTCTACACGATGGACACGACGAAGGAGGAGCCGCGCCTGAAGCTGCTCGCGAGCTACGCGTACAAGCAGCGGAAGAACGTCGACAACCAGTTCAAGCTGGGCGAGGGGCTGGTCGGGCAGTGCGCGCTGGAGAAGGAGAAGATCCTGCTGGTGAACGCGCCGCCGGACTACATCACGATCACGAGCGGGCTGGGGGAGGCGCCGCCGGTCAACATCATCGTGATGCCCGTGCTGTTCGAGGGGCAGGTGAAGGCGGTGATCGAGCTGGCGTCCTTCGAGCGCTTCAGCCCGACGCACCAGGCGTTCCTCGACCAGCTCACGGAGTCGATCGGGATCGTGCTGAACACGATCGAGGCGAACATGCGGACGGAGGATCTGCTGAAGCAGTCGCAGTCCCTCGCCCGGGAGCTGCAGAGCCAGCAGGAGGAGCTGCAGCAGACGAACGCGGAGCTGGGAGAGAAGGCGCGGCTGCTCGCGGAGCAGAACGCGGAGGTGGAGCGGAAGAACCAGGAGGTCGAGCACGCGCGTCAGGCGCTCGAGGAGAAGGCGCACCAGCTGGCGCTGACGTCGAAGTACAAGTCCGAGTTCCTGGCGAACATGTCGCACGAGCTGCGGACGCCGCTGAACAGCTTGCTGATTCTCTCGGACCAGCTCTCGAAGAACATGGAAGGCAACCTGTCCGGGCGGCAGGTCGACTTCGCGCGGACGATCCACTCGTCAGGGGCCGAGCTGCTGGCGCTGATCAACGACATCCTCGATCTGTCGAAGATCGAGTCGGGCACGGTGGTGGTGGACGTCACGGAGGTGTCGTTCATGGACCTGCACGACTATGTCGAGCGGGCGTTCCGCCACGTGGCGGAGTCGAGGCGGCTGGGCTTCGAGCTGGAGTTCGACGGCAACCTGCCGCGGGCGGTCTACACGGACGCGAAGCGGGTCCAGCAGGTGATCAAGAACCTGCTGTCGAATGCGTTCAAGTTCACGGACAAGGGCAAGGTGGCGTTCCAGGTCGGCATGATCCGCTCGGGCTGGGATCCGGAGAACGAGACGCTCCAGCGCGCGGGGGCAGCGATCTCGATGGCGGTCACGGACACGGGGATCGGGATCCAGCCGGACAAGCAGCAGATCATCTTCGAGGCGTTCCAGCAGGCGGACGGCTCCACGAGCAGGAAGTACGGGGGGACGGGGCTGGGGCTGGCGATCAGCCGCGAGATTGCGCGGCTGCTCGGCGGGGAGCTGAAGCTGCGGAGCGTGCCCGGGGAAGGCAGCACGTTCACGCTGCTGCTGCCACTCAGCTATGCGCCGGCGAAGGGGCGCAAGGGGAAGGAGCCGGTCTCCGAGTCGAGACCGTCTCAACCGCTGGTCAGCGCAGAGCTCGCCCTCCGGGCGCCGCCGGAGCCGCCGTCGCACCTGATCAACCAGATCATCGATGACAGGACGTCGATCGAGGCCGGGGATCAGGTGGTGCTGATCGTCGAGAACGACGTGAACTTCGCGCGGTATCTGATGGACGTCGCGCGAGAGCACGGGCTCAAGGTGCTGCTGGCGTACCGGGGCTCGACGGCGCTGGCGCTCGCCCGGGAGCGGCGTCCGGGGGCGGTCACGCTGGACCTGAACTTGCCCGATGTGGACGGGTGGCGCGTGCTGGCCAGGATGAAGCACGATCTGGAGACGCGGCACATCCCCGTCCACGTGATCACGACGGACGAGGATCGGGAGCGGGCGCTCCGGCTGGGCGCGCGTGGGGTGCTCCACAAGCCGCTCAAGGCGCGCGACGAGCTGGACGCCGCCTTCGAGCAGCTCATTCAGTTCATGAAGGCGCCGAAGCGCAGGGTGTTGCTCGTGGAGCCCGACGAGGGGGAGCGCGCGGCCCTGACGAAGCTGCTCGGGATCGACGGGGTCGAGGTGCAGCACGTGGAGACGGGTGGCAGCGCGATGAACGCGCTGGAGAGCGCGTCACCCGAGGTGGTGGTCACCCGGCTGGATCTGTCGGACATGCGCGCGTTCGAGCTGTTCGATCGGATGGCTCGGCGAGAAGGGCAGAAGGAGCGGCCCCTCGTCCTGTACACGCCCGGGGAGCTGTCGCTCAGCGATGAAGAGCGGATCGCGCGGCTCGGGCAGTCGCTCGTCTTGAAGCACGTCCGCTCACCAGAGCGGCTGCTCGACGAGGTGTCGCTCTTCTTGCATCTCCCGCTGCCGGCGCTACCCGGGTCCAAGCAAGAGCTGCTCGCAGAGCTTCATCAGTCGAACAAGGTTATCGTGGGAAAGAAGGTGCTCATCGTCGATGACGACATCCGCAACATCTTCGCCATGACCACGCTGCTGGAGGCGCATCAGATGAAGACAGTCTATGCGGAGACGGGGAAGGCGGCGATCGAGGTGCTCGGCCAGACACCCGATGTCGACGTCGTGCTCATGGACATCATGATGCCGGAGATGGACGGCTACGACACGATGCGCGCGATCCGCGCGGAGCCCAGGTTCCACGCGCTGCCGATCATCGCGCTGACGGCCAAGGCCATGAAGGGCGATCGAGAGAAGTGCCTGGAGGCCGGCGCGAACGACTACATCTCCAAGCCGGTGGACACCGAGCAGCTGCTCGCCGCCCTCAGGTTGTGGTTGCACCGATGA
- a CDS encoding squalene/phytoene synthase family protein → MRGGAVLGGDRKLVDDASTLFGSSRFRALSDDTLKDEDNAAWVLDLPDEARQAWLSRIHWIRLVDRLAENERFEPERRRFRSFLEGWRRLRQSDFIDPADPFHRELSSLRDAWLIPTRGDVGPPSKQLNPRVVAAWDAYLEALEEYHAPEVQVRTMVEHDEMLFRLSGRIFQLMPFLTTVHWDAAGEFGRLDQFFNNLRDLQEDAEHGICYLPVDLLRRFGVAREEVLSGRCASTPAFRAMMRFWVGEHLAALRERARPFIEAEGVHPSLEIMRSWSLRRHARIERVLRTLDFDYRRFPTRYWAEVRRGLLVSRLRSSSACPQPA, encoded by the coding sequence ATGCGTGGTGGCGCGGTGCTCGGCGGAGACCGGAAGCTCGTCGACGATGCTTCGACGCTCTTCGGCTCTTCTCGTTTTCGCGCGCTATCGGACGATACGCTGAAAGACGAGGACAACGCCGCGTGGGTGCTGGATCTGCCGGACGAGGCGAGGCAGGCGTGGCTCTCTCGCATTCACTGGATCCGTCTGGTCGATCGGCTCGCGGAGAATGAACGTTTCGAGCCCGAGAGGCGACGATTCCGCTCCTTCCTGGAGGGGTGGCGGCGCCTGCGCCAGAGTGACTTCATCGATCCGGCGGACCCGTTTCACCGCGAGCTGTCGAGCCTCCGCGACGCGTGGCTCATCCCGACGCGAGGAGACGTGGGCCCTCCCTCGAAGCAGCTGAACCCGCGCGTCGTGGCCGCCTGGGATGCTTACCTCGAGGCGCTCGAGGAGTATCACGCGCCCGAGGTGCAGGTCCGGACGATGGTCGAACACGACGAGATGCTGTTCCGCCTGAGCGGCAGGATCTTTCAGCTCATGCCGTTCCTCACGACGGTCCACTGGGATGCCGCTGGAGAGTTCGGGCGGCTCGATCAGTTCTTCAACAACCTGCGGGATCTGCAGGAGGATGCCGAGCACGGCATCTGTTACCTCCCGGTCGATCTCCTCCGTCGTTTCGGGGTGGCGCGCGAGGAGGTGCTCTCGGGTCGCTGTGCCTCGACGCCGGCCTTCAGGGCCATGATGCGCTTCTGGGTGGGTGAGCACCTCGCCGCCTTGCGGGAGCGGGCTCGTCCGTTCATCGAGGCCGAAGGCGTGCACCCCTCGCTCGAGATCATGCGCAGCTGGTCGCTGCGGCGGCACGCACGCATCGAGCGCGTCTTGCGGACCCTCGACTTCGACTATCGTCGCTTTCCGACGCGGTACTGGGCCGAGGTGCGGCGCGGTCTCCTGGTCAGCCGGCTCCGCTCGTCGTCGGCGTGTCCTCAGCCCGCATAG
- a CDS encoding response regulator, which translates to MSTPSGRPSGTRVPQSSAPSGAGPVDILIVDDKPDKLLALETILEELGQNIVRAMSGRDALRHVLQQEFAVILLDINMPGMDGFETAELIRQHRTSRHTPIIFVTAFGEEPNALKSYSLGAVDYILAPVDPEVLKTKVGVFVELFKKTAEVKRQAEALQRRAAQLNKLANASIAINASLSLDATLRAITESARDILEAKQAFSVATLGHPGERPRVAVSLAEELAPAFRGYRPALRSTRAPGTGLTRLHDVLYARNRPIRLTEAELKAHPEWQPDEPMGPPLRGVLAAPLTEVTGRNMGFIQLSDRVQGEFTEDDEAILVQLAQLGSIALQNGLNLEAREANRLKDEFLATLSHELRTPLNAILGWTRLLQTSPMDPAKFERGFEVIERNVNAQVRMIEDLLDISRITTGKMKLSVATVELGPLVEAVIDTLRPAAEARGVTLKAEIDGCEIQGDSERLQQVISNLLSNAIKFTPRGGGVDVSLSLGEGEVTLVIHDTGEGINPDFLPFVFERFRQADSTSKRAQGGLGIGLALVRHIVELHGGSVLADSAGQGQGSTFTVRLPSIPSTARSADPALAKPSEDDANTLEGLYVVVVEDEDDTREMLGEVLRRHRAEVTTVASASEALQIISTRRPHVLVTDVAMPNEDGFELIRQLRNLGPKAGGDVPALALTGYARKEDHARALAAGFQMHASKPIEPSELVAAIACLAGGSGIIRALGRPPRFTVP; encoded by the coding sequence ATGAGCACGCCGAGCGGTCGACCCAGCGGCACGAGGGTGCCCCAGTCTTCCGCCCCGAGCGGGGCCGGGCCGGTGGACATCCTCATCGTGGATGACAAGCCGGACAAGCTGCTCGCTCTGGAGACGATCCTCGAAGAGCTGGGGCAGAACATCGTGCGGGCCATGTCGGGGCGCGACGCGCTCCGCCATGTGCTCCAGCAGGAGTTCGCGGTGATCCTGCTCGACATCAACATGCCGGGCATGGATGGGTTCGAGACGGCAGAGCTGATCCGGCAGCATCGGACGTCGCGTCACACGCCGATCATCTTCGTGACCGCCTTCGGGGAAGAGCCCAACGCGCTGAAGAGCTACTCGCTGGGCGCCGTCGACTACATCCTGGCGCCGGTGGATCCGGAGGTGCTGAAGACCAAGGTCGGCGTCTTCGTGGAGCTGTTCAAGAAGACGGCGGAGGTGAAGCGGCAAGCCGAGGCGCTCCAGCGCCGCGCGGCGCAGCTCAACAAGCTGGCCAACGCGTCGATCGCCATCAACGCCTCGCTGTCGCTGGACGCGACGCTGAGGGCGATCACGGAGTCGGCGCGCGACATCCTGGAGGCGAAGCAGGCGTTCTCGGTGGCGACGCTCGGGCACCCCGGGGAGCGGCCGCGCGTGGCGGTCTCTCTGGCCGAGGAGCTCGCCCCGGCGTTTCGTGGCTACCGGCCGGCGCTCCGGTCGACACGGGCGCCAGGGACGGGGCTCACGCGCCTGCACGATGTGCTCTACGCGCGCAATCGCCCCATCCGGCTCACCGAGGCCGAGCTCAAGGCGCACCCCGAGTGGCAGCCCGATGAGCCCATGGGGCCACCCCTGCGCGGGGTGCTGGCCGCGCCGCTCACCGAGGTGACGGGCCGCAACATGGGCTTCATCCAGCTCTCCGACAGGGTCCAGGGTGAGTTCACGGAGGACGACGAGGCCATTCTGGTCCAGCTCGCGCAGCTCGGATCGATCGCGCTCCAGAACGGTCTGAACCTGGAGGCACGCGAGGCCAATCGGCTGAAGGACGAGTTTCTGGCGACGCTCTCGCACGAGCTGCGCACGCCGCTGAACGCCATCCTCGGCTGGACCCGTCTCTTGCAGACGAGCCCGATGGATCCGGCGAAGTTCGAGCGGGGGTTCGAAGTGATCGAGCGCAATGTGAACGCGCAGGTCCGGATGATCGAGGACCTGCTCGACATCTCCCGGATCACCACGGGCAAGATGAAGCTCTCCGTTGCGACGGTGGAGCTCGGTCCGCTCGTCGAGGCCGTGATCGATACACTCCGCCCGGCGGCGGAGGCGCGCGGGGTGACGCTCAAAGCCGAGATCGATGGGTGCGAGATCCAGGGCGATTCGGAGCGGCTCCAGCAGGTCATTTCCAACCTGCTGTCCAATGCGATCAAATTCACGCCGCGTGGGGGCGGTGTCGATGTCAGCCTGTCCCTCGGCGAGGGGGAGGTCACGCTGGTCATTCACGACACGGGCGAAGGGATCAACCCGGACTTCTTGCCGTTCGTCTTCGAGCGCTTCCGGCAGGCGGACAGCACGAGCAAGAGGGCGCAAGGCGGTCTGGGCATCGGCCTGGCGCTGGTGCGCCACATCGTGGAGCTGCACGGTGGTTCGGTGCTGGCCGACAGCGCCGGTCAGGGACAGGGGTCGACGTTCACCGTTCGCTTGCCTTCGATCCCGTCGACGGCGCGGAGCGCAGACCCGGCGCTGGCGAAGCCGAGCGAGGACGACGCCAATACCCTCGAGGGGCTCTACGTCGTCGTCGTCGAGGACGAGGACGATACCCGCGAGATGCTGGGTGAGGTGCTGCGCCGCCACCGGGCCGAGGTGACGACCGTGGCCTCGGCGAGCGAGGCGCTCCAGATCATCTCGACGCGCCGGCCCCACGTGCTCGTGACCGATGTCGCGATGCCCAACGAGGACGGCTTCGAGCTGATCCGCCAGCTCCGCAACCTGGGGCCCAAGGCCGGCGGCGATGTGCCCGCCCTGGCGCTCACGGGCTACGCCCGGAAAGAGGATCACGCCCGGGCGCTGGCCGCGGGCTTCCAGATGCATGCTTCCAAGCCCATCGAGCCTTCCGAGCTCGTCGCCGCCATCGCCTGTCTGGCCGGTGGGAGCGGCATCATCCGCGCGCTCGGGCGCCCTCCCCGCTTCACGGTTCCATAA
- a CDS encoding response regulator codes for MTGKQAKKVLVIEDDQDLVALVSLLLQGDGYSVEIAGNGREALDALARELPDVILLDMKMPVMNGPEFARELEVRYGHQAPIIVLTAAADAHRRAAEVGADAWLGKPFDPDVLLSTVRRYAG; via the coding sequence ATGACGGGCAAGCAAGCCAAGAAGGTCCTGGTGATCGAAGACGACCAGGATCTCGTCGCGCTGGTCTCTCTGCTCCTCCAAGGCGATGGCTACAGCGTGGAAATTGCGGGCAACGGACGTGAGGCGCTGGATGCGCTCGCCCGTGAGCTTCCCGACGTGATCCTGCTCGACATGAAGATGCCCGTCATGAACGGGCCCGAGTTCGCCCGGGAACTGGAGGTCCGCTACGGCCACCAGGCTCCGATCATCGTGCTCACCGCGGCCGCCGACGCTCATCGCCGCGCCGCCGAGGTCGGCGCCGACGCCTGGCTGGGCAAGCCCTTCGACCCCGATGTCCTGCTGTCGACGGTGCGCCGCTATGCGGGCTGA
- a CDS encoding DUF5985 family protein, translated as MNEYISGASTLGYAVVAMFFLRFWRQTNDRLFFIFSAAFWLLALGRIAVHAVQVADDHLHYLYLLRLLAYVLILYAIIDKNRRPSARQPLSG; from the coding sequence GTGAACGAGTACATCTCCGGCGCATCCACGCTGGGCTACGCGGTGGTGGCCATGTTCTTCCTCCGGTTCTGGAGGCAGACGAACGATCGGCTCTTCTTCATCTTCTCGGCCGCATTCTGGTTGCTGGCGCTGGGCAGGATCGCCGTCCACGCCGTCCAGGTGGCGGATGACCATCTCCACTACCTGTACCTGCTCCGCCTCCTGGCTTACGTGCTCATCCTGTACGCCATCATCGACAAGAACCGACGCCCGAGCGCTCGCCAGCCGCTCTCCGGGTGA
- a CDS encoding DUF5985 family protein has protein sequence MAAAVYLLCALTSIACMVLLLRGYAKNRVRLLLWSGLGFAGFAVNNILLFVDLVLLPTRISLAMPRNAFALLGLLLLLYGLLWDMREGTRERRGEP, from the coding sequence ATGGCGGCCGCGGTTTACCTGCTGTGCGCGCTGACGAGCATCGCATGCATGGTGCTTCTCCTTCGAGGGTATGCAAAAAACCGGGTGCGCCTGCTCCTGTGGAGCGGGCTCGGGTTCGCAGGGTTCGCCGTCAACAACATCCTTCTATTCGTCGATCTCGTTCTTTTGCCCACTCGGATCAGCCTGGCCATGCCGCGGAACGCCTTCGCGCTGCTCGGGTTGCTCCTGCTTCTCTATGGGCTGCTCTGGGACATGCGCGAGGGCACGCGCGAGCGTCGAGGAGAACCGTGA